Proteins encoded within one genomic window of Geotalea daltonii FRC-32:
- a CDS encoding fatty acid CoA ligase family protein yields MSRADFVNIAAHLPEMANSQPDTPAIIFPNKNCSLTFSELDRLSDRIAYGLETYGIGRGVRTILMVTPGPDLFTLTFALFKVGAVPVLVDPGLGVKNLKKCLADAEPQAFIGIPKAHMARKIFGWGEDTLRTFVTVGRRLFWEGITLAELVAGQGERAFPMAPTDRDDIAAILFTSGSTGSPKGAVYTHGNFAAQVEALRQVYGIEPGEIDLPTFPLFALFAPALGMTAVIPEMNFTRPGSVNPRKIISAIEKYHVTTMFGSPALINRVGRHGVKKGKRLPSLKRVISAGAPVPAAVMERFAAMLRPDAQIFTPYGATEALPVCSIGSDEILGETRAITEAGGGVCIGSPVKGIRLEVIEISDTPIDQWDDALRAPIGKIGEIVVQGEQVTRRYHNRPEADLLSKIKDPATGGFFHRMGDLGGRDEQGRIWFCGRKSHRVVTPEETLFTIPCEAVFNTHPSVFRTALVGVGEKGKQLPVLCVELEKGIRANKKKVRQELMNLAKAHIHTQGISTILFHPAFPVDIRHNAKIFREKLAVWAARSLK; encoded by the coding sequence ATGAGCAGAGCCGACTTCGTCAATATCGCCGCACACCTCCCCGAAATGGCCAACAGCCAGCCCGACACCCCAGCCATCATTTTCCCCAACAAGAATTGCAGCCTGACCTTCAGCGAGTTGGATCGTCTGAGCGATCGCATCGCCTATGGCCTGGAAACCTACGGCATCGGCCGCGGCGTTCGAACCATCCTGATGGTTACTCCCGGTCCCGACCTGTTTACCCTGACCTTTGCCCTGTTCAAGGTGGGGGCGGTACCGGTGCTGGTCGACCCGGGGCTGGGAGTGAAGAACCTGAAAAAGTGCCTGGCCGATGCCGAACCCCAGGCCTTCATCGGCATTCCCAAGGCCCATATGGCACGGAAAATCTTCGGCTGGGGAGAAGACACCCTGCGCACCTTCGTAACCGTCGGCCGGCGCCTGTTCTGGGAAGGAATTACCCTGGCGGAACTTGTCGCCGGCCAGGGGGAACGAGCTTTTCCCATGGCCCCGACCGACCGGGACGATATCGCCGCCATTCTCTTCACCAGCGGCAGTACTGGTTCCCCCAAGGGAGCAGTCTACACCCACGGCAACTTCGCCGCCCAAGTGGAGGCCCTGCGCCAGGTCTACGGCATCGAGCCGGGAGAAATCGATCTGCCCACCTTCCCCCTGTTCGCCCTTTTTGCTCCTGCCCTGGGGATGACCGCCGTTATCCCGGAAATGAACTTTACCCGACCCGGTTCGGTAAATCCGCGGAAGATCATCTCTGCCATAGAGAAATATCATGTTACGACCATGTTCGGGTCCCCCGCCCTCATTAACCGGGTCGGCCGCCATGGGGTGAAGAAGGGGAAGAGACTCCCCTCTCTGAAACGGGTCATCTCAGCCGGTGCCCCTGTGCCAGCGGCAGTAATGGAACGCTTTGCCGCCATGCTCAGGCCGGACGCCCAGATTTTCACCCCTTACGGAGCAACGGAAGCCCTGCCGGTCTGCTCCATCGGCAGCGATGAAATCCTCGGCGAAACCCGGGCCATCACCGAGGCCGGTGGCGGAGTCTGCATCGGCAGTCCGGTGAAAGGCATAAGGCTGGAAGTGATCGAGATCAGCGACACTCCCATTGATCAATGGGATGATGCCTTGCGCGCCCCCATCGGCAAGATCGGCGAGATTGTCGTTCAGGGAGAACAGGTAACGCGCCGCTACCATAACCGTCCGGAAGCAGACCTGCTTTCCAAGATAAAGGACCCGGCCACCGGCGGCTTTTTCCATCGCATGGGCGACCTGGGGGGGAGAGACGAACAGGGGCGGATCTGGTTCTGTGGCCGCAAATCCCATCGGGTAGTAACCCCTGAGGAAACCCTCTTCACCATTCCCTGCGAGGCGGTCTTCAACACCCATCCCTCCGTCTTCCGCACAGCCCTGGTGGGAGTCGGAGAAAAGGGCAAACAGCTGCCGGTTCTCTGCGTGGAGCTGGAAAAGGGTATCAGGGCCAACAAGAAGAAGGTGCGACAGGAGCTGATGAACCTGGCCAAGGCCCACATCCATACCCAGGGAATCAGCACCATCCTCTTTCACCCGGCTTTTCCGGTGGATATCCGCCATAATGCAAAGATATTCAGGGAAAAGCTTGCCGTCTGGGCAGCACGGAGCCTTAAATGA
- a CDS encoding 3-oxoacyl-ACP synthase III gives MKYSKVHIEALGYELAPMVITSSELESRLEPLYKSLFLAPGQLQALTGIRERRWWEPGYPLSQGAIAAGRKALDASGIAPAEIGALIYTGVCREQFEPATACRVAAGLGIQGNAAVFDLSNACLGVLNGILDVANRIELGQIRAGLVVSCESAREITEIMIGRMLEERNMEHFAVSLATLTGGSGAVAVLLTDGSFSGTGRRRLVGGATQAAPEHHRLCLWGMVPDGKDGYKQTMSTDGVNVMNYGVELGLRTWQAFLKEVAWKSEDVDRVVCHQVGSAHQSAILKTLGIASDKDFTTFEYLGNMGTVSLPLTAAIADEREMLEPGEKVALLGIGSGLNCLMLGVEW, from the coding sequence ATGAAGTACTCAAAAGTACATATCGAGGCTTTGGGCTATGAACTTGCACCGATGGTCATAACATCGTCCGAGCTTGAATCGCGTCTGGAGCCACTTTATAAGTCCCTTTTCCTGGCCCCCGGCCAGCTGCAGGCCCTGACCGGCATCCGCGAACGTCGTTGGTGGGAGCCCGGCTATCCATTGTCACAGGGAGCCATTGCTGCCGGGAGAAAGGCTCTGGACGCCAGCGGCATCGCACCGGCGGAAATTGGCGCCCTCATCTACACCGGCGTCTGCCGCGAACAGTTCGAGCCTGCTACCGCCTGCCGCGTTGCAGCTGGTCTAGGCATCCAGGGCAATGCCGCTGTCTTCGACCTTTCCAACGCCTGTCTCGGAGTGTTGAACGGCATTCTGGATGTGGCGAACCGCATCGAGCTGGGACAGATCAGGGCCGGGTTGGTTGTTTCCTGCGAAAGCGCCAGGGAAATAACCGAAATCATGATCGGACGGATGCTGGAAGAGAGGAACATGGAGCATTTCGCCGTTTCCCTCGCCACCCTGACCGGAGGATCGGGAGCGGTTGCCGTGTTGCTTACCGACGGCTCCTTTTCCGGCACCGGTCGGCGCCGCCTGGTGGGTGGAGCAACCCAGGCCGCTCCCGAACATCACCGCCTCTGCCTGTGGGGCATGGTGCCCGATGGCAAGGATGGCTACAAACAGACTATGAGCACCGACGGCGTTAACGTCATGAATTACGGCGTTGAGCTGGGCCTGCGCACCTGGCAGGCATTCCTGAAGGAAGTTGCCTGGAAAAGCGAGGACGTCGACCGGGTGGTCTGCCACCAGGTAGGTTCCGCCCACCAGAGCGCCATTTTGAAGACCCTCGGCATCGCCAGCGACAAGGATTTCACCACCTTCGAATACCTGGGCAACATGGGCACCGTCTCTCTGCCCCTGACCGCGGCCATTGCCGACGAGCGGGAGATGCTGGAGCCGGGAGAAAAGGTGGCCCTGCTTGGCATCGGCAGCGGGCTCAATTGTCTGATGCTTGGGGTTGAGTGGTAG
- a CDS encoding alpha/beta fold hydrolase has translation MAMDITKHYPFTSNYLDLNGLAYHYLDEGSGDPVVMVHGNPSWSFYYRNLVLALRDRYRCIVPDHMGCGFSDKPGDDRYEYTLPRRVDDLERLIDHLKVNKNITLVVHDWGGMIGMAYAVRHPERIKRLVILNTAAFHLPKEKPFPLALKICRDTMLGTLLVRGFNAFSLAASFVGCKRNPMNAELRKAYQAPYDSWQNRIATLRFVQDIPLAPGDRNYDMVSSVESGLEQFRNLPMSIFWGELDFVFDRAFLAQWKRRFPAAEVHSYGDAGHYILEDMGNEIIPLISDFLSRTEIKP, from the coding sequence ATGGCCATGGACATAACAAAACACTACCCCTTTACCAGCAACTACCTGGACCTGAATGGCCTGGCCTACCACTACCTTGACGAAGGGAGCGGCGACCCGGTGGTCATGGTCCACGGCAATCCCTCCTGGTCCTTTTACTACCGCAACCTGGTCCTTGCCCTCAGGGACCGCTACCGGTGCATTGTCCCCGACCATATGGGCTGTGGCTTTTCGGACAAGCCGGGCGATGACCGCTACGAATATACCCTTCCACGGAGGGTTGACGACCTGGAGCGACTCATAGACCATCTTAAAGTGAATAAGAATATCACTCTGGTGGTCCACGACTGGGGCGGGATGATCGGCATGGCCTATGCCGTGCGCCATCCGGAGCGGATCAAAAGGCTGGTAATCCTAAACACAGCAGCTTTCCATCTGCCCAAGGAAAAGCCATTTCCCCTGGCCCTGAAAATCTGTCGAGACACAATGCTTGGGACCCTGCTGGTCCGCGGTTTCAACGCCTTCAGCCTGGCCGCATCATTTGTCGGCTGCAAACGGAACCCCATGAATGCCGAGCTGCGGAAAGCCTATCAGGCCCCCTACGACAGCTGGCAGAACCGCATCGCCACCCTGCGCTTCGTTCAGGACATCCCCCTCGCCCCCGGTGACCGCAATTATGACATGGTCAGCAGCGTGGAATCCGGTCTGGAGCAGTTCCGCAACCTGCCCATGTCCATCTTCTGGGGAGAGCTTGACTTCGTCTTCGACCGCGCCTTTCTTGCCCAATGGAAGCGACGTTTTCCAGCTGCGGAAGTGCACAGTTACGGTGACGCGGGCCACTATATCCTCGAGGATATGGGAAACGAGATCATTCCTCTCATTTCAGACTTCCTCAGCCGAACCGAGATAAAACCATGA
- a CDS encoding type I polyketide synthase, whose product MQEKPSVAIVGIGAIFPDAPDLEQYWENIRAGRTSAREVPAERWHVAADGVFDPTPGKADHVYSRRGCFIEQLPPISRLDGIALDPGLVAGLDPLFQLLLHAGKRAFDNGITAPLDRSRVGVIIGNLALPTETSAKLTRAWLGKTFEEKLLGRSRKREDIDPINRYVAGLPAGLLSNALGLGGGSCTLDAACASSIYAIKLAMDELLSGRADAMLTGGVSRPDPLYTQMGFSQLRALSKRGICSPFDAAADGLVVGEGAGIFLLKRTEDAVAHGDRIYGIIKGVGLSNDVGGSLLAPLSEGQLRAMGAAYAQSGWKPQDVDLIECHATGTAVGDATEFASLKQLWSETPTAASCVIGSVKSNIGHLLTAAGAAALTKVLLAMNEGILPPTASFSTPPDAIDLEGSPFQVLASARPWQRRGEGIPRRAAVSAFGFGGINGHLLVEEWLPDNHSGSRAIAVKAPTMEGSADIAIVGIDARFGPWQSLKKFTERVLGGDGSAEPTTPQRWWGAEKSRWFREEELDLASFKGFYIDEFAVATDQFRIPPLEMEEMLPQQLLMLQTAAAAMADAGLGREGNDRAAVLIGIALDLNSTNFSFRWSMAEEARKWQQELGNELTPGDLAGWTAELREAAGPSLTANRTMGALGNIVASRIAREFRVGGPSFTVSNEEGSGIRALEAAVRLLHAHEIDRALVGAVDFAGDLRAVLGHHSRRPFASDGNGSSFDEGSCGSTVGEGATAVVLKRLQDAERDGDRIYAVIKGIGTAGGGIVNPGKKAYTKAMERAYAGSGVEPHSISYLEACGSGNPPEDRMEAKALAGFLAGNQPRHCAVTSVKGDIGHCGAASGLASFVRGCLALYHEIIPPCRGVESPLPELSGKGSLHIPRSPRYWLRNRAEGPRRAGISTFGIDGTCSHVVLEGWASVPQRFQRERQAPLGSLGEFIFVVAGNNQAELTQGLDQLRQLNGEKKFDLARLALEWQARNGSGKTLALTMVARNVDELAALMEQAKAVVAGGNALILAQPMLRDRLFYSASPIGTEGKIAFVFPGSGNHYAGMGMELSVAWPEVFRRQDGRNLYLCSQFQPEYFWNGAPAAEVNNNHEAVIFGQVATGVAVSDIVRSFGIEPTSVISYSLGESAGLFALGAWHARDEMLMRMRKSTLFTRDLAGECRAAARTWGLGEGKEVEWSIGVVEATAKDVRRALRSTQRVYLLIVNTPDECVIGGDAKAVKRLVAMLECRFYPLHGVTTVHCEVAKQVAEAYRDLHLFETTPPPGVTFYSGAKGKAYSVTRASAADSILAQAVEGIDFPAVVNAAYDAGVRYFLEMGPGSSCSRMIGRILGERPHLARSACFSGIDGTSAILRLLAQLIAERIPVDLSPLYAEQAIPVSTAKGERQFQIVMVNRPFEPPKPTLRPVPTPPSPRPLPRGEGVVAAPPKTAVAPETPITERESATTSAVFCHQSPAATGDPLMQAFAAARQAQLQAHDAFLKVSNSFSRTMADTLAYQFSIRNELTAAGIIIDHLPLDSPRPLTAPEPGPKAAFDREMCLEFARGLVGRMLGPAFAEADSFPTRVRLPDEPLMLVDRIMSIEGEAKSMTSGRVVTEHDIHPGAWYLDGGRIPTCIAVEAGQADLFLSGYLGIDFITRGLAVYRLLDAVVTFHRALPVPGETIHYDISIERFFRQGDTYLFRFRFDATVNGQPLLTMRDGCAGFFTAGELAAGKGIVKGALDLRQIAGKRPADWMELVPMVKESYTASQLESLRRGDLAGSFGPLFAHIELAAPLTIPGGRMQLVHRVLELDPTGGRYGLGMIRAEADIHPDDWFITCHFVDDRVMPGTLMYECCLHTLRIYLLRMGWIAEAAEAAWEPVPGVASRLCCRGQVLESTRVAAYEITIRELGYRPEPYAIVDALMYADGKAIVEITSMSVRLSGTNKEKLVELWQGRKSAATSLSPTLSHQGRGSSLVPPPFRYPRGIKERGQEEGEAPAGAHKPAIYTKEQILAYSNGKPSEGFGDRYRIFDNDRKIARLPGPPFQFMDRVTGLRGEPWQMVAGAMAEAQYEIPVDEWYFKAERQPLMPFCVLLEAALQPCGWLAAYVGSALNSPTDISFRNLGGNAVQHRPVTPDSGTLTATATMTKVATSGGMIIQEFDFSVADGKGIIYEGDTMFGFFSREALANQVGVRDAVIYQPTAEEEQRGRSLSYPQNAPFPETMLRMIDRIDLFVPDGGPKGLGYVRGIKEVDPDEWFFKAHFYQDPVTPGSLGLESFLQLLKFAAVERWGCNAGETVAVIALGQRHRWLYRGQVVPANSRVTVHAWITAANDEERNLTADGFLSVDGKTIYQMNNFTVKHG is encoded by the coding sequence ATGCAGGAAAAACCTTCGGTTGCAATTGTCGGCATCGGCGCCATTTTCCCAGATGCCCCCGACCTTGAGCAGTATTGGGAAAATATCCGCGCCGGGCGCACTTCAGCCAGGGAAGTTCCGGCTGAAAGATGGCACGTTGCCGCCGATGGGGTCTTCGACCCGACCCCGGGAAAAGCTGACCATGTTTACTCACGGCGCGGCTGCTTTATCGAGCAGCTGCCACCCATCTCCAGGCTTGACGGCATTGCCCTCGATCCAGGCCTCGTCGCCGGTCTCGATCCTCTTTTCCAACTCCTGCTCCACGCAGGGAAAAGGGCTTTCGACAACGGCATCACCGCCCCCCTTGACCGCTCCAGGGTGGGAGTCATCATCGGCAACCTGGCCCTTCCCACTGAAACATCCGCAAAACTGACCCGCGCCTGGTTGGGCAAAACTTTCGAGGAAAAGCTTCTCGGTCGATCCAGGAAGCGGGAAGACATCGATCCCATCAACCGCTATGTCGCCGGCCTCCCTGCCGGACTTCTGTCAAACGCACTGGGCCTTGGGGGGGGCAGCTGCACTCTCGACGCTGCCTGCGCAAGTTCCATCTATGCCATAAAGCTGGCCATGGACGAGCTTCTCTCCGGTCGCGCCGATGCCATGCTCACCGGCGGCGTCTCCAGGCCCGACCCCCTTTATACCCAGATGGGCTTTTCCCAGCTCCGCGCCCTGTCAAAACGTGGTATCTGTTCCCCTTTTGACGCTGCCGCCGATGGACTGGTCGTCGGCGAAGGGGCCGGCATCTTCCTTCTGAAAAGAACCGAGGATGCCGTAGCTCATGGTGACCGGATTTACGGAATCATCAAGGGAGTCGGCCTCTCCAACGACGTGGGCGGCAGTCTGCTCGCCCCTCTATCCGAGGGGCAGCTTCGGGCCATGGGCGCTGCCTATGCCCAGAGTGGCTGGAAGCCGCAAGATGTGGATCTGATCGAGTGCCATGCCACCGGTACTGCCGTCGGCGATGCAACGGAATTTGCCAGCCTTAAGCAGCTGTGGAGCGAGACCCCTACTGCCGCATCCTGCGTTATCGGTTCGGTGAAATCCAATATCGGCCATCTGCTGACTGCAGCAGGCGCAGCGGCCCTGACCAAGGTGCTCCTGGCCATGAACGAGGGGATTCTTCCCCCCACTGCAAGTTTTTCCACACCACCGGACGCCATTGATCTTGAGGGAAGCCCATTCCAGGTGCTGGCCAGTGCACGCCCATGGCAACGGCGCGGTGAGGGGATTCCCCGCCGGGCAGCAGTGAGCGCCTTCGGTTTCGGCGGCATCAATGGCCATCTGCTGGTTGAAGAGTGGCTGCCAGACAACCATTCGGGCTCACGGGCGATTGCCGTAAAGGCCCCGACTATGGAAGGGTCGGCTGATATCGCCATCGTCGGCATTGATGCCCGCTTCGGTCCTTGGCAGTCATTGAAAAAGTTCACCGAACGGGTTCTGGGTGGCGATGGCAGCGCTGAACCGACCACACCCCAGCGCTGGTGGGGAGCAGAGAAAAGCCGGTGGTTCAGGGAAGAAGAGCTGGATCTGGCCTCGTTCAAGGGCTTTTATATCGACGAGTTTGCCGTTGCCACCGATCAATTTCGCATTCCGCCGCTGGAAATGGAAGAAATGCTGCCCCAACAGCTCCTTATGCTGCAAACTGCCGCAGCAGCCATGGCCGACGCCGGTCTTGGCCGTGAAGGCAATGACCGGGCGGCGGTCCTCATCGGCATTGCACTGGACCTGAACAGCACCAATTTCAGCTTCCGCTGGTCAATGGCAGAAGAAGCACGAAAGTGGCAGCAGGAGCTGGGAAATGAACTTACTCCCGGCGACCTTGCAGGATGGACAGCCGAGCTGCGGGAGGCTGCCGGACCGTCTCTCACCGCCAACAGGACCATGGGCGCCCTGGGAAATATCGTTGCCAGCCGTATCGCCCGTGAGTTTCGGGTCGGCGGACCGAGCTTCACCGTCTCCAACGAAGAAGGCTCCGGCATCCGTGCCCTGGAAGCAGCGGTCAGGCTGCTGCATGCCCACGAGATCGACCGGGCGCTTGTCGGGGCAGTGGATTTTGCCGGCGACCTGCGCGCCGTCCTCGGCCATCATTCCCGGCGTCCTTTCGCCTCTGACGGCAATGGCAGTTCCTTCGATGAAGGTTCATGCGGCAGCACGGTCGGTGAGGGAGCCACGGCAGTGGTATTGAAGCGGCTGCAAGATGCGGAGCGCGATGGTGACCGCATCTATGCGGTCATCAAGGGCATCGGCACCGCCGGGGGGGGCATCGTCAACCCAGGGAAAAAAGCCTATACCAAAGCCATGGAACGGGCCTATGCCGGTTCCGGTGTGGAGCCTCACAGCATCAGCTACCTGGAAGCCTGCGGCAGCGGCAATCCTCCCGAAGACCGGATGGAAGCAAAGGCCCTGGCTGGTTTCCTTGCCGGCAACCAGCCCCGCCACTGCGCCGTTACATCGGTCAAGGGTGATATCGGCCACTGCGGCGCCGCCTCCGGCCTTGCCTCCTTCGTCCGGGGCTGTCTCGCCCTTTATCATGAAATCATCCCGCCGTGCCGCGGTGTAGAGTCACCTTTGCCGGAGTTGTCGGGCAAGGGATCACTCCACATTCCCCGCAGCCCACGCTACTGGCTGCGCAACCGGGCAGAGGGACCGCGCCGGGCAGGGATCAGTACCTTTGGTATTGATGGCACCTGCAGCCATGTTGTTCTGGAAGGATGGGCATCGGTCCCCCAGCGTTTCCAAAGGGAGCGTCAAGCGCCTTTAGGCTCCCTGGGTGAATTCATCTTTGTGGTGGCCGGGAACAATCAGGCCGAGCTGACCCAGGGACTGGACCAGCTGCGTCAATTAAATGGCGAAAAGAAATTCGATCTGGCCCGGCTGGCACTGGAATGGCAGGCACGAAATGGTTCTGGCAAAACACTTGCCCTAACCATGGTGGCCAGAAATGTGGACGAGCTTGCGGCTCTCATGGAGCAGGCCAAGGCAGTAGTTGCTGGAGGAAATGCCCTGATCCTGGCGCAGCCCATGCTTCGCGACCGGCTTTTTTATTCAGCTTCTCCCATCGGCACTGAGGGTAAGATCGCCTTTGTCTTTCCAGGGTCCGGCAACCACTATGCCGGCATGGGCATGGAACTGTCCGTTGCCTGGCCGGAGGTGTTCCGCCGCCAGGACGGCAGAAACCTTTACCTGTGCAGCCAGTTCCAGCCCGAATACTTCTGGAACGGCGCTCCTGCAGCAGAGGTCAACAACAACCACGAGGCGGTCATCTTCGGCCAGGTGGCAACCGGCGTCGCAGTCAGCGATATCGTCCGCAGCTTCGGCATCGAACCGACCTCGGTCATCAGCTACAGCCTGGGGGAATCGGCAGGACTTTTCGCCTTGGGGGCATGGCACGCACGGGATGAGATGCTGATGCGCATGCGCAAATCAACGCTCTTCACCCGTGACCTGGCTGGCGAATGCCGCGCCGCTGCCCGTACCTGGGGCTTGGGGGAAGGTAAGGAAGTGGAGTGGAGCATCGGCGTTGTCGAGGCAACGGCCAAGGATGTGCGCCGCGCCCTCCGCTCCACCCAGCGGGTCTACCTCCTCATCGTCAACACCCCTGACGAATGCGTCATCGGCGGCGATGCAAAGGCGGTGAAACGTCTGGTAGCCATGCTGGAATGCCGGTTCTACCCCCTGCACGGAGTTACTACCGTTCACTGCGAGGTGGCGAAACAGGTAGCCGAGGCGTATCGGGACTTGCACCTCTTTGAGACCACTCCGCCACCGGGGGTTACATTTTACAGCGGCGCCAAAGGGAAAGCATACTCCGTCACCCGCGCCAGTGCAGCCGATTCCATCCTTGCCCAGGCGGTGGAGGGCATCGATTTCCCTGCAGTCGTCAATGCAGCATATGATGCAGGAGTCAGGTATTTCCTGGAAATGGGACCCGGCAGCTCCTGCAGCAGAATGATTGGCCGCATCCTTGGAGAGCGCCCCCACCTGGCCAGGTCAGCCTGCTTCTCCGGCATCGATGGCACCTCGGCGATTCTTCGCCTCCTGGCCCAGCTCATCGCCGAGCGGATACCGGTCGATCTCTCGCCCCTTTATGCAGAACAAGCAATACCGGTTTCCACAGCAAAAGGTGAGCGTCAATTCCAGATCGTCATGGTCAATAGACCCTTTGAGCCACCCAAGCCCACATTGCGACCGGTTCCAACACCCCCTTCCCCACGCCCCCTTCCACGAGGTGAAGGGGTAGTTGCAGCACCTCCCAAGACAGCAGTAGCACCTGAGACTCCCATTACGGAAAGGGAATCGGCAACTACATCTGCTGTATTTTGTCATCAATCTCCAGCGGCGACAGGGGACCCGCTCATGCAAGCCTTTGCCGCTGCCCGGCAGGCACAATTGCAAGCCCATGATGCGTTTCTCAAGGTGTCGAACAGCTTCAGCCGGACCATGGCCGATACCCTGGCTTATCAGTTCTCCATCCGGAACGAACTGACCGCCGCCGGGATCATCATTGACCACCTCCCCCTTGATTCGCCAAGACCGCTAACTGCTCCTGAACCTGGGCCGAAAGCAGCCTTCGACCGGGAAATGTGCCTGGAGTTCGCCCGTGGCCTGGTCGGTCGCATGCTCGGCCCGGCCTTTGCCGAAGCCGATTCCTTCCCCACCCGGGTCCGTCTCCCCGATGAACCGTTGATGCTGGTGGACCGGATCATGAGCATCGAGGGGGAGGCGAAGTCCATGACCAGCGGCCGTGTGGTAACCGAGCACGATATCCATCCCGGCGCCTGGTACCTGGATGGTGGCCGCATTCCCACCTGTATTGCCGTCGAAGCCGGGCAGGCCGACCTTTTCCTCTCGGGCTACCTGGGAATCGATTTCATCACCAGGGGCTTGGCCGTCTATCGCCTCCTCGATGCGGTGGTCACATTCCATCGAGCACTGCCCGTTCCTGGCGAAACCATCCATTACGATATCAGCATCGAGCGCTTCTTCCGCCAGGGTGATACCTACCTGTTCCGCTTCCGCTTCGATGCCACGGTCAACGGGCAACCGCTTCTCACCATGCGTGACGGCTGCGCCGGCTTCTTTACCGCTGGCGAGCTGGCAGCAGGCAAGGGAATTGTCAAGGGAGCCCTCGATTTGCGCCAGATCGCCGGTAAACGACCAGCCGATTGGATGGAACTGGTGCCGATGGTCAAAGAATCTTACACCGCCTCCCAGCTGGAGAGCTTGAGGAGAGGCGATCTGGCCGGCAGTTTCGGCCCCCTCTTCGCCCACATCGAATTGGCCGCCCCCCTGACCATTCCCGGTGGAAGGATGCAGCTGGTGCACCGGGTACTGGAGCTCGATCCCACCGGCGGCCGTTACGGCCTGGGGATGATCCGCGCCGAAGCCGACATCCATCCCGATGACTGGTTCATCACCTGCCACTTCGTCGACGACCGGGTCATGCCCGGCACCCTCATGTATGAGTGCTGCCTCCATACCCTGCGTATTTACCTGCTGCGTATGGGTTGGATTGCGGAAGCTGCCGAAGCGGCCTGGGAGCCGGTGCCAGGAGTAGCGAGCCGGCTCTGCTGCCGCGGCCAGGTCCTGGAAAGCACCAGGGTCGCCGCCTATGAAATCACCATCCGGGAACTGGGCTATCGCCCTGAACCCTATGCCATTGTGGATGCGCTGATGTATGCGGATGGCAAAGCTATTGTCGAGATTACCAGCATGTCGGTAAGGTTGAGCGGGACCAATAAAGAGAAGCTGGTAGAGTTGTGGCAGGGTCGGAAGTCTGCGGCTACCTCCCTCTCCCCAACCCTCTCCCACCAGGGGAGAGGGAGCTCTCTTGTTCCCCCTCCCTTTAGGTACCCACGAGGCATAAAGGAGAGGGGTCAGGAGGAGGGCGAGGCTCCTGCAGGCGCACACAAACCCGCCATCTACACCAAGGAACAGATCCTCGCCTACAGTAACGGCAAACCGTCGGAAGGCTTCGGCGACCGCTACCGCATCTTCGACAACGACCGCAAGATCGCCCGACTCCCCGGCCCTCCTTTCCAGTTCATGGACCGGGTCACCGGATTGCGCGGCGAACCGTGGCAGATGGTCGCCGGCGCCATGGCCGAAGCCCAATACGAGATTCCCGTCGATGAATGGTACTTCAAAGCGGAGCGTCAACCGCTCATGCCCTTCTGCGTGCTATTGGAGGCGGCTCTGCAGCCTTGCGGCTGGCTGGCAGCCTATGTGGGCTCGGCACTCAACAGCCCTACGGATATTTCTTTCCGCAATCTGGGGGGCAATGCGGTTCAGCATCGCCCGGTGACACCTGACAGCGGCACCCTTACCGCGACCGCCACCATGACCAAAGTCGCCACCAGCGGCGGCATGATCATCCAGGAGTTCGACTTCAGTGTCGCCGACGGAAAAGGGATTATCTACGAAGGTGATACCATGTTTGGCTTCTTCTCCCGTGAAGCGCTGGCCAACCAGGTGGGGGTCCGCGATGCTGTCATCTACCAGCCGACCGCCGAAGAGGAACAACGGGGGCGCAGCCTGTCCTACCCCCAAAACGCCCCTTTCCCGGAAACAATGCTGCGCATGATCGACCGCATCGATCTCTTCGTCCCGGACGGAGGTCCGAAAGGGCTCGGCTATGTGAGAGGCATAAAAGAGGTGGACCCTGACGAGTGGTTCTTCAAGGCCCATTTTTACCAGGATCCTGTCACACCGGGCTCTCTGGGCCTGGAGTCGTTCCTCCAGCTCTTGAAGTTTGCTGCAGTTGAGCGCTGGGGCTGCAATGCAGGGGAAACCGTTGCCGTCATTGCACTTGGGCAAAGACATAGGTGGCTCTACCGGGGGCAGGTGGTTCCCGCAAACAGCAGGGTTACGGTCCACGCATGGATCACTGCAGCGAACGACGAAGAACGGAACCTGACTGCCGATGGTTTTCTCTCCGTAGATGGAAAAACCATTTATCAAATGAACAATTTCACTGTAAAGCATGGGTAA